The Apus apus isolate bApuApu2 chromosome 21, bApuApu2.pri.cur, whole genome shotgun sequence genome has a segment encoding these proteins:
- the C21H1orf216 gene encoding UPF0500 protein C1orf216 homolog — translation MFAVCPPAAPANAPFRQGRGGPALGSGAPGAGQGQDSNSNFVGEVCDSNENWSWPVPGSLPEEGSSRSENTTNPSDNLQLLMQRQMVQGRRRDTALGLGAVRPCPPEPGVRSPPEGAEVGGAGGQNPAEEPAGGCGKPPSSPAEDNGYASSSLSIDSPDSTCGSSWDAPAAAPCPGTPPQPGVAEPEPGTLFPALAEAVQHLQDQERFKEREKEKHHIQLVMYRRLALLRWIHGLQQKVVDQQNRLQESFDTILDNRKELIRFMQQGPACLAGAAAPSP, via the coding sequence atgtTTGCCGTCTGCCCACCCGCTGCCCCGGCAAACGCCCCGTTCCGGCAGGGCCGGGGGGGCCCAGCGCTGGGCTCGGGTGCCCCGGGGGCCGGGCAGGGGCAGGACTCCAACTCCAACTTTGTGGGAGAGGTGTGTGACAGCAACGAGAACTGGAGCTGGCCCGTGCCGGGGTCCCTGCCGGAGGAGGGCTCCAGCCGGAGTGAAAACACAACAAATCCGTCCGATAATCTGCAGTTATTAATGCAGAGACAGATGGTCCAGGGCCGGCGCAGGGACACCGCCCTGGGCCTGGGCGCCGTGCGGCCGTGTCCCCCCGAGCCTGGGGTGCGCAGCCCCCCCGAGGGAGCCGAGgtcggcggggctgggggccaAAACCCTGCCGAGGAGCCGGCGGGGGGCTGCGGCaagccccccagctcccctgccgAGGACAACGGCTAcgccagcagctccctcagcatcGACAGCCCCGACAGCACCTGCGGGAGCTCCTGGGatgcccctgctgctgccccctgccccgggacccccccccagCCAGGGGTGGCTGAGCCCGAGCCTGGGACCCTCTTCCCGGCGCTGGCGGAGGCCGTGCAGCACCTGCAGGACCAGGAGCGCTTCAAGGAGCGGGAGAAGGAGAAGCACCACATCCAGCTGGTGATGTACCGGCGCCTGGCCCTGCTGCGCTGGATCCACGGCCTCCAGCAGAAAGTTGTGGACCAGCAGAACCGGCTGCAGGAGAGTTTTGACACCATCCTGGACAACCGCAAGGAGCTCATCCGCTTCATGCAGCAGGGCCCGGCCTGCCTGGCCGGTGCGGCCGCCCCCAGCCCCTGA
- the CLSPN gene encoding claspin isoform X1: MDAAPVRTGLPVEDVDSALQKGLDSDSDSGQGSCQAGSPGGCSQGTGSPQHTGDRDSEEEIFVCKKAKGKKVFEDSESEDEEDGSSSVQNDTLRGDKENEEEKENISALRKKKSHWIQQGLLDSDDSDSGDQLQTENLERSRMSDSPEEELEEERPLKSGKQNRKPKQHKHDFEEEAAKKAVGKSRRRKQKEGKIELIKQLKKEKKPRAEADGGERLPLNDSGCLLDDKELFDNGLGEEDDSPPEDEESIESIRAAVKNKIKKHKNKEKFPEGEGCKHVFDDEEEEPALKEPKRKERKAARLSKEAIKQLHSETQRLIRESSVSLPYHVPEAKSVHDFYKRRPRPAWQGSAMALLKSTKYQLPPTEEPADTKNLSTDCKDGKTEGGQSAANEAGMSLGRDVDTTVNKPLADVGENLAEDCAGKPRQDSDGSSTGRTAAADGDSEEPSNLLSTDCGEEQENEIPLAAEGDALEQRDQTAPDTACEKSNRVGPGLVPQPEKVRKSKLDKLRELGIDLSIQPRICSDNQSFINLDESDSNKELEALKARFLKHTLGASKSKGERTINMNIVRKETTSEGKEELKADVVPAVLAAESLDETAHTKPGEKLQALKAKLQEAMKLRRTEERQKRQALFKLDNEDVLEEEEEEEEEEEMTDESEEEEEGNENMEFLLDEAEEDNEETEEKHLEDGDKETDKESVDGEKLEKSVHCDSVPKPPSTESTLMLFKDSSSKMGYSLPDEKLEMEEAADKGPTKLEDEDSFSLPTLAKESSHNSSFELIGSMIPSYQPCNKQMSRGGNFLSAAGGFRSPSPGFFKTSFISSASKSSGKTSEPSLPIEDSQDLYNASPEPKSLFPGAGESQFQFSLEDDTQSQLLDADGFLNVGQHRNKYQSSKHQLTLASMDENAMDANMDELLDLCSGKFSSQAEHVPNTSSHKKQNMEELLNLCSGKFVTQTGSPTWASSVSSKAEKDSDTEDPMAEALALCSGSFPTDREEEDEEEQEELGDFQLVTDDNAFDSEEDKKDGDSDAEEAETSDEEEQLLRHRHGLKKKLRLQDFMEDEAELSGSDVGSEDEYDGEDLNEYEEEIIDEELPNEEELENQIQKFHMKAMLDDDKRQLRLYQERYLLDGDLHSDGPGRMRRFRWKNIDYASQMDLFQRDSDNDDENEQFDETEAKWRKERFEREQWLREQKEKNMEQEEEEEEIGEDSQFMKLAKKVTAKSLERKASPAVVVQETTLLPRNPFETFRPASDIQIKSGSLLSRPKAVLQKLAAMSDLNPNAPRNSRNFVFHTLSPDKSEEAKEKSKLQVKKRGPAAAVTPLAKRPRVDSTEETSQSRSIFQYLES, encoded by the exons ATGGACGCGGCCCCCGTCCGCACCGGG CTTCCCGTGGAAGATGTGGATTCAGCCTTGCAGAAGGGCCTGGACAGCGACTCGGACAGCGGGCagggcagctgccaggcaggctccccggggggctgcagccaggggacAGGCTCCCCCCAGCACACAGGGGACAGAG ATTCAGAGGAAGAGATTTTTGTatgtaaaaaagcaaaaggcaagAAGGTGTTTGAGGACAGTGAGAGTGAAGATGAAGAGGATGGCAGCTCTTCTGTGCAGAATGACACTCTACGTGGAGacaaggaaaatgaagaggagaaagagaacatTAGTGccctgaggaagaagaaatctcATTGGATTCAGCAGGGTCTGCTGGATAGTGATGACAGTGACTCTGGTGACCAATTGCAGACTGAAAACCTTGAGAGAAGCAGAATGTCTGACTCAcctgaggaggagctggaagaggagagacccctaaaatcaggaaaacagaacagaaaacctAAACAGCATAAACATGATTTTGAAGAAGAGGCAGCAAAAAAAGCTGTAGGGAAATcaagaagaaggaagcagaaggaggggaaaattGAGTTAattaaacagctgaaaaaagaaaagaagcccAGAGCAGAG GCAGATGGTGGTGAGAGGCTTCCTTTGAATGACAGTGGGTGCCTTCTTGATGACAAAGAGCTTTTTGACAATGGCTTAGGAGAGGAGGATGATTCCCCCCCCGAGGACGAGGAGTCGATAGAATCGATACGAGCGGCagtgaagaacaaaataaaaaaacacaag aACAAAGAAAAGTTTCCTGAGGGCGAAGGCTGCAAACATGTGTTTgatgatgaggaagaggagcctGCATTGAAAGAACCAAAAAGGAAG gaaCGAAAAGCAGCAAGGTTAAGTAAAGAAGCCATTAAGCAGCTACATAGTGAGACCCAAAGACTTATTAGAG AATCATCTGTGTCTCTCCCATATCATGTGCCTGAGGCCAAAAGTGTTCATGACTTCTACAAGCGCAGACCTCGGCCAGCGTGGCAGGGAAGTGCCATGGCTCTGCTGAA GTCCACTAAATACCAGCTGCCCCCAACTGAAGAACCTGCAGACACCAAGAACTTGAGCACAGATTGCAAGGATGGGAAAACAGAAGGTGGTCAGTCAGCAGCTAATGAAGCAGGAATGAGCCTTGGCAGAGATGTTGATACTACTGTGAACAAGCCTCTTGCTGATGTAGGGGAGAACTTGGCAGAAGACTGTGCTGGAAAGCCCAGGCAGGACAGTGAtggctccagcacaggcaggactgCAGCAGCTGATGGTGATTCAGAAGAGCCCTCCAACCTCCTCAGCACTGACTGTGGTGAAGAGCAAGAGAATGAAATTCCTCTGGCAGCTGAGGGAGATGCCCTTGAGCAAAGAGACCAAACAGCACCAGACACAGCCTGTGAAAAAAGCAATCGAGTGGGGCCTGGGTTGGTGCCACAGCCCGAAAAAGTGAGGAAGTCCAAGCTGGATAAACTTCGTGAGCTGGGAATAGACCTGTCCATCCAGCCAAGAATCTGCTCTGACAACCAATCCTTTATAAACCTTGATGAGTCTGATTCAAATAAAG AGCTGGAAGCCTTGAAAGCACGTTTCCTGAAACACACTCTTGGAGCATCCAAATCCAAAGGTGAACGGACCATAAACATGAACATTGTTCGTAAGGAAACAACAtcagaagggaaagaggagctgaaagcagatgtggtgccagcagtgctggctgcagagagccTGGATGAAACAGCCCACACAAAGCCAG GTGAGAAGCTACAAGCTCTGaaggcaaagctgcaggaggccATGAAGCTCCGCAGGACTGAGGAGCGCCAGAAGAGACAAGCACTGTTTAAACTGGATAATGAGGACgtgctggaggaagaggaggaggaagaggaggaggaagagatgaCAGATGaatctgaggaagaggaagaaggcaATGAG AACATGGAATTTCTGCTTGATGAAGCAGAGGAAGataatgaagaaacagaagagaaacatcTAGAGGATGGTGATAAAGAAACTGACAAAGAGTCAGTTGATggagaaaagctggagaaatcTGTGCACTGTGATTCTGTTCCCAAACCACCTTCAACAGAGTCAACGTTGATGCTTTTCAAGGACAGCTCCTCAAAAATGGG ATATTCTCTTCCTGATGAGAAACTTGAaatggaagaagctgcagaCAAAGGGCCTACCAAGTTAG aggatGAGGATTCCTTTTCTCTGCCCACCCTGGCAAAGGAGAGCAGCCACAACAGCAGCTTTGAACTGATTGGCTCCATGATCCCCTCCTATCAGCCCTGTAACAAACAGATGTCACGGGGGGGAAACTTCTTGTCTGCAGCAGGAGGTTTCAGGTCACCTTCCCCAGGTTTCTTCAAAACCAGTTTTATCAGCTCTGCTTCCAAG AGCTCAGGAAAGACGTCTGAGCCCTCTCTTCCCATCGAGGATTCCCAGGACCTGTATAATGCCTCTCCTGAGCCCAAGAGTTTATTTCCAGGGGCTGGGGAGTCACAGTTTCAATTTTCTTTGGAAGATGACACCCAGAGTCAGCTTCTTGATGCAGATGG GTTCTTGAATGTTGGACAACACAGGAATAAATACCAGTCCTCAAAGCACCAGCTGACTCTGGCTAGTATGGATGAGAATGCCATGGATGCCAACATGGATGAGCTACTGGACTTGTGCTCTGGGAAGTtcagcagccaggctgagcaTGTGCCAAACAccagcagccacaaaaagcagaacatgGAAGAGTTGCTCAATCTTTGTTCAGGAAAATTTGTGACTCAGA CAGGTTCTCCCACATGGGCATCTTCTGTATCTTCCAAGGCAGAAAAGGACAGTGACACAGAAGATCCAATGGCAGAAGCTCTAGCACTTTGTTCAGGCTCCTTTCCCACAGACAG ggaagaggaagatgaggaggagcAAGAGGAACTCGGTGACTTCCAGCTTGTGACAGATGACAACGCCTTTGATAGCGAAGAG GACAAAAAAGATGGAGACAGTGatgctgaagaagcagaaacaaGTGATGAAGAAGAACAACTGCTGAGACATAGACACGGCTTGAAGAAGAAACT AAGACTGCAGGATTTCATGGAAGATGAGGCAGAGCTGTCAGGGAGTGATGTGGGAAGCGAGGATGAGTATGATGGTGAAGACCTGAATGAATACGAAGAAGAGATTATTGATGAGGAGCTCCCTAATGAAGAGGAATTAGAAAATCAAATACAGAAATTCCACAT gaAGGCGATGCTTGATGATGACAAGCGCCAGTTGCGCTTGTACCAGGAGAGGTACCTCCTTGATGGAGACCTGCACAGTGATGGCCCTGGCAGGATGAGGAGGTTCAGATGGAAAAACATAG atTATGCTTCCCAGATGGACTTGTTTCAGAGAGATTCAGATAATGATGATGAAAATGAACAGTTTGATGAGACAGAAGCAAAATGGAGGAAGGAGCGATTTGAGCGGGAGCAGTGGCTGCGGGAGCAG aaggaaaagaatatggagcaggaggaggaagaagaagaaattggTGAAGACAGCCAATTCATGAAACTAGCAAAAAAAGTAACTGCCAAGTCCCTAGAGAGGAAAG CAAGCCCAGCAGTGGTGGTGCAAGAGACAACTCTGTTGCCCAGGAACCCATTTGAAACCTTCAGACCTGCCAGTGACATCCAG ATAAAAAGTGGGTCTCTCTTGAGCAGACCCAAAGCTGTCCTGCAGAAGCTTGCAGCCATGTCAGATCTTAATCCCAATGCACCTCGAAATTCAAGGAATTTTGTCTTTCATACACTTTCCCCAGACAAAAGTGAAGAGGCAAAGGAGAAATCAAAACTTCAG GTGAAGAAGAGAGGTCCTGCGGCAGCAGTAACACCTCTGGCCAAGCGGCCCAGGGTGGACAGCACAGAGGAAACCAGTCAGAGCCGAAGCATATTCCAGTACTTGGAGAGCTGA
- the CLSPN gene encoding claspin isoform X2, with translation MDAAPVRTGLPVEDVDSALQKGLDSDSDSGQGSCQAGSPGGCSQGTGSPQHTGDRDSEEEIFVCKKAKGKKVFEDSESEDEEDGSSSVQNDTLRGDKENEEEKENISALRKKKSHWIQQGLLDSDDSDSGDQLQTENLERSRMSDSPEEELEEERPLKSGKQNRKPKQHKHDFEEEAAKKAVGKSRRRKQKEGKIELIKQLKKEKKPRAEADGGERLPLNDSGCLLDDKELFDNGLGEEDDSPPEDEESIESIRAAVKNKIKKHKNKEKFPEGEGCKHVFDDEEEEPALKEPKRKERKAARLSKEAIKQLHSETQRLIRESSVSLPYHVPEAKSVHDFYKRRPRPAWQGSAMALLKSTKYQLPPTEEPADTKNLSTDCKDGKTEGGQSAANEAGMSLGRDVDTTVNKPLADVGENLAEDCAGKPRQDSDGSSTGRTAAADGDSEEPSNLLSTDCGEEQENEIPLAAEGDALEQRDQTAPDTACEKSNRVGPGLVPQPEKVRKSKLDKLRELGIDLSIQPRICSDNQSFINLDESDSNKELEALKARFLKHTLGASKSKGERTINMNIVRKETTSEGKEELKADVVPAVLAAESLDETAHTKPGEKLQALKAKLQEAMKLRRTEERQKRQALFKLDNEDVLEEEEEEEEEEEMTDESEEEEEGNENMEFLLDEAEEDNEETEEKHLEDGDKETDKESVDGEKLEKSVHCDSVPKPPSTESTLMLFKDSSSKMGYSLPDEKLEMEEAADKGPTKLEDEDSFSLPTLAKESSHNSSFELIGSMIPSYQPCNKQMSRGGNFLSAAGGFRSPSPGFFKTSFISSASKSSGKTSEPSLPIEDSQDLYNASPEPKSLFPGAGESQFQFSLEDDTQSQLLDADGFLNVGQHRNKYQSSKHQLTLASMDENAMDANMDELLDLCSGKFSSQAEHVPNTSSHKKQNMEELLNLCSGKFVTQSSPTWASSVSSKAEKDSDTEDPMAEALALCSGSFPTDREEEDEEEQEELGDFQLVTDDNAFDSEEDKKDGDSDAEEAETSDEEEQLLRHRHGLKKKLRLQDFMEDEAELSGSDVGSEDEYDGEDLNEYEEEIIDEELPNEEELENQIQKFHMKAMLDDDKRQLRLYQERYLLDGDLHSDGPGRMRRFRWKNIDYASQMDLFQRDSDNDDENEQFDETEAKWRKERFEREQWLREQKEKNMEQEEEEEEIGEDSQFMKLAKKVTAKSLERKASPAVVVQETTLLPRNPFETFRPASDIQIKSGSLLSRPKAVLQKLAAMSDLNPNAPRNSRNFVFHTLSPDKSEEAKEKSKLQVKKRGPAAAVTPLAKRPRVDSTEETSQSRSIFQYLES, from the exons ATGGACGCGGCCCCCGTCCGCACCGGG CTTCCCGTGGAAGATGTGGATTCAGCCTTGCAGAAGGGCCTGGACAGCGACTCGGACAGCGGGCagggcagctgccaggcaggctccccggggggctgcagccaggggacAGGCTCCCCCCAGCACACAGGGGACAGAG ATTCAGAGGAAGAGATTTTTGTatgtaaaaaagcaaaaggcaagAAGGTGTTTGAGGACAGTGAGAGTGAAGATGAAGAGGATGGCAGCTCTTCTGTGCAGAATGACACTCTACGTGGAGacaaggaaaatgaagaggagaaagagaacatTAGTGccctgaggaagaagaaatctcATTGGATTCAGCAGGGTCTGCTGGATAGTGATGACAGTGACTCTGGTGACCAATTGCAGACTGAAAACCTTGAGAGAAGCAGAATGTCTGACTCAcctgaggaggagctggaagaggagagacccctaaaatcaggaaaacagaacagaaaacctAAACAGCATAAACATGATTTTGAAGAAGAGGCAGCAAAAAAAGCTGTAGGGAAATcaagaagaaggaagcagaaggaggggaaaattGAGTTAattaaacagctgaaaaaagaaaagaagcccAGAGCAGAG GCAGATGGTGGTGAGAGGCTTCCTTTGAATGACAGTGGGTGCCTTCTTGATGACAAAGAGCTTTTTGACAATGGCTTAGGAGAGGAGGATGATTCCCCCCCCGAGGACGAGGAGTCGATAGAATCGATACGAGCGGCagtgaagaacaaaataaaaaaacacaag aACAAAGAAAAGTTTCCTGAGGGCGAAGGCTGCAAACATGTGTTTgatgatgaggaagaggagcctGCATTGAAAGAACCAAAAAGGAAG gaaCGAAAAGCAGCAAGGTTAAGTAAAGAAGCCATTAAGCAGCTACATAGTGAGACCCAAAGACTTATTAGAG AATCATCTGTGTCTCTCCCATATCATGTGCCTGAGGCCAAAAGTGTTCATGACTTCTACAAGCGCAGACCTCGGCCAGCGTGGCAGGGAAGTGCCATGGCTCTGCTGAA GTCCACTAAATACCAGCTGCCCCCAACTGAAGAACCTGCAGACACCAAGAACTTGAGCACAGATTGCAAGGATGGGAAAACAGAAGGTGGTCAGTCAGCAGCTAATGAAGCAGGAATGAGCCTTGGCAGAGATGTTGATACTACTGTGAACAAGCCTCTTGCTGATGTAGGGGAGAACTTGGCAGAAGACTGTGCTGGAAAGCCCAGGCAGGACAGTGAtggctccagcacaggcaggactgCAGCAGCTGATGGTGATTCAGAAGAGCCCTCCAACCTCCTCAGCACTGACTGTGGTGAAGAGCAAGAGAATGAAATTCCTCTGGCAGCTGAGGGAGATGCCCTTGAGCAAAGAGACCAAACAGCACCAGACACAGCCTGTGAAAAAAGCAATCGAGTGGGGCCTGGGTTGGTGCCACAGCCCGAAAAAGTGAGGAAGTCCAAGCTGGATAAACTTCGTGAGCTGGGAATAGACCTGTCCATCCAGCCAAGAATCTGCTCTGACAACCAATCCTTTATAAACCTTGATGAGTCTGATTCAAATAAAG AGCTGGAAGCCTTGAAAGCACGTTTCCTGAAACACACTCTTGGAGCATCCAAATCCAAAGGTGAACGGACCATAAACATGAACATTGTTCGTAAGGAAACAACAtcagaagggaaagaggagctgaaagcagatgtggtgccagcagtgctggctgcagagagccTGGATGAAACAGCCCACACAAAGCCAG GTGAGAAGCTACAAGCTCTGaaggcaaagctgcaggaggccATGAAGCTCCGCAGGACTGAGGAGCGCCAGAAGAGACAAGCACTGTTTAAACTGGATAATGAGGACgtgctggaggaagaggaggaggaagaggaggaggaagagatgaCAGATGaatctgaggaagaggaagaaggcaATGAG AACATGGAATTTCTGCTTGATGAAGCAGAGGAAGataatgaagaaacagaagagaaacatcTAGAGGATGGTGATAAAGAAACTGACAAAGAGTCAGTTGATggagaaaagctggagaaatcTGTGCACTGTGATTCTGTTCCCAAACCACCTTCAACAGAGTCAACGTTGATGCTTTTCAAGGACAGCTCCTCAAAAATGGG ATATTCTCTTCCTGATGAGAAACTTGAaatggaagaagctgcagaCAAAGGGCCTACCAAGTTAG aggatGAGGATTCCTTTTCTCTGCCCACCCTGGCAAAGGAGAGCAGCCACAACAGCAGCTTTGAACTGATTGGCTCCATGATCCCCTCCTATCAGCCCTGTAACAAACAGATGTCACGGGGGGGAAACTTCTTGTCTGCAGCAGGAGGTTTCAGGTCACCTTCCCCAGGTTTCTTCAAAACCAGTTTTATCAGCTCTGCTTCCAAG AGCTCAGGAAAGACGTCTGAGCCCTCTCTTCCCATCGAGGATTCCCAGGACCTGTATAATGCCTCTCCTGAGCCCAAGAGTTTATTTCCAGGGGCTGGGGAGTCACAGTTTCAATTTTCTTTGGAAGATGACACCCAGAGTCAGCTTCTTGATGCAGATGG GTTCTTGAATGTTGGACAACACAGGAATAAATACCAGTCCTCAAAGCACCAGCTGACTCTGGCTAGTATGGATGAGAATGCCATGGATGCCAACATGGATGAGCTACTGGACTTGTGCTCTGGGAAGTtcagcagccaggctgagcaTGTGCCAAACAccagcagccacaaaaagcagaacatgGAAGAGTTGCTCAATCTTTGTTCAGGAAAATTTGTGACTCAGA GTTCTCCCACATGGGCATCTTCTGTATCTTCCAAGGCAGAAAAGGACAGTGACACAGAAGATCCAATGGCAGAAGCTCTAGCACTTTGTTCAGGCTCCTTTCCCACAGACAG ggaagaggaagatgaggaggagcAAGAGGAACTCGGTGACTTCCAGCTTGTGACAGATGACAACGCCTTTGATAGCGAAGAG GACAAAAAAGATGGAGACAGTGatgctgaagaagcagaaacaaGTGATGAAGAAGAACAACTGCTGAGACATAGACACGGCTTGAAGAAGAAACT AAGACTGCAGGATTTCATGGAAGATGAGGCAGAGCTGTCAGGGAGTGATGTGGGAAGCGAGGATGAGTATGATGGTGAAGACCTGAATGAATACGAAGAAGAGATTATTGATGAGGAGCTCCCTAATGAAGAGGAATTAGAAAATCAAATACAGAAATTCCACAT gaAGGCGATGCTTGATGATGACAAGCGCCAGTTGCGCTTGTACCAGGAGAGGTACCTCCTTGATGGAGACCTGCACAGTGATGGCCCTGGCAGGATGAGGAGGTTCAGATGGAAAAACATAG atTATGCTTCCCAGATGGACTTGTTTCAGAGAGATTCAGATAATGATGATGAAAATGAACAGTTTGATGAGACAGAAGCAAAATGGAGGAAGGAGCGATTTGAGCGGGAGCAGTGGCTGCGGGAGCAG aaggaaaagaatatggagcaggaggaggaagaagaagaaattggTGAAGACAGCCAATTCATGAAACTAGCAAAAAAAGTAACTGCCAAGTCCCTAGAGAGGAAAG CAAGCCCAGCAGTGGTGGTGCAAGAGACAACTCTGTTGCCCAGGAACCCATTTGAAACCTTCAGACCTGCCAGTGACATCCAG ATAAAAAGTGGGTCTCTCTTGAGCAGACCCAAAGCTGTCCTGCAGAAGCTTGCAGCCATGTCAGATCTTAATCCCAATGCACCTCGAAATTCAAGGAATTTTGTCTTTCATACACTTTCCCCAGACAAAAGTGAAGAGGCAAAGGAGAAATCAAAACTTCAG GTGAAGAAGAGAGGTCCTGCGGCAGCAGTAACACCTCTGGCCAAGCGGCCCAGGGTGGACAGCACAGAGGAAACCAGTCAGAGCCGAAGCATATTCCAGTACTTGGAGAGCTGA